The genomic DNA TACCATTTTGATCAGTTGTTAATATTTTAGCTTGTTCATGTAATCACGCCGTTGAACCTGTAATGATAATATTTTCAATGCTTAGATTTGAATAAAATTTTTCAAAAAATTCAAGTAATTGCAATTCACGTATATTTGCTTTCATTTCAATAAAATCTTCAAAATCACTATTAATTTGTTCAGCTTCAACACTATGAATATTTTTAGTACCTAAATCACTAGTATCTGATTTCATAAACCCAAATTTTTTAATTAATGCTATTGTTTTGTCTATTTTTTGAATTAATACTGGTGATTGTGGCAAGCCTTGATATAGTCTAATTAAATCCTGATTATTGTAAAGATTATTTAAACTATTTAGCTTAATAAATCTTTCATCTACATCATCATATCCTTGCTGTACTAATCTTTTTATATCACCGTTTCCACTTGAAAAAATTCAAGGTGCTGATATAAAACTATCACGACTTAAAAGTTTTAAATCATCATCTAGCATTTTAAATCATTCTTTATTTACATTTTTTAAATCAGGGATGCAATTAAATAAATTTTTAAACAATTGATAAGGTATTTTAGTTACTAATTTTGGTTTGTAATTAAAATCTTTAAATATTATTTGCTCTATTTCATTTTCACTTAATTTATTTCTTAAATCATTAACTATTTCGTATTTAAAATCAACTTTAAAATTAGTTAGTTTATATTCTTCAATAATTTGAAAATTATATGACTTAGATTCAAAAAATAACTTAACTTTAAGATATGTTAATTCATTATTAGTTTCAATAAAATCTAATACTTGTCCTACGTTAAAATCATTTCTTAAAGCTGCCACTCCATCTGTATATAAAAACGATTCTAATTTTTGTAAATTAATTAAAATGTTAATTTTATTGTTAAACTTAATTAAATCATTTTTAGTATCATAAATTTTAGGAAACTTAGACCATAATGTTGTTATTGTATTCATTAAGCCATATTTTGTAAATTGTTCAAATGAATTAAACTTAATTTTATTTTGTTTTGGATAATCAGTAGTTAATCTTTCTATTTTTTCATTAGTTTTATTGAATAATTTAATCTTTTCATTAATATCCATTTGAATCCTCACTTTGTAACATATATTGAGTTTTAAATACATATGAACAACTCATTTCAAAAGCATTTATAACATCATAAATTTCACTATTAATTTCTTCGTTTCTTTTTTCTTCATCAAGCATAATAACTTGTTTTTCTAAAAAATTAATCAGTTTAACAGTATCTTTTACAAAATGTATTAATTTATTTTCAAATAAAAACTTTTGTCAATGTTGTCTATCTACAATTCCAAATTTTTGGTTTGGCTTTCTTATAGCTGGTATAGCAATTGAATTTATTTTTGATTTATCTAATAAAATATTTAAGTTTTCTAATGTTGGATTATTATCACTAAATATTACGCTAGTTTTAGAAGCAACAAAATTCTCTTCAATAAATTTATAGTTAGCGTTTTCTTCTACAAAGTTATTTATTTTTTCAACTTCATTAATAACTTTTTTACACATTTCTAAATTTAAATACTTAGTATCTTTAATTTTAGTTTTAATATCTTCAATAAGTTTTAAAACAATA from Mycoplasmopsis maculosa includes the following:
- a CDS encoding htpn, whose translation is MDINEKIKLFNKTNEKIERLTTDYPKQNKIKFNSFEQFTKYGLMNTITTLWSKFPKIYDTKNDLIKFNNKINILINLQKLESFLYTDGVAALRNDFNVGQVLDFIETNNELTYLKVKLFFESKSYNFQIIEEYKLTNFKVDFKYEIVNDLRNKLSENEIEQIIFKDFNYKPKLVTKIPYQLFKNLFNCIPDLKNVNKEWFKMLDDDLKLLSRDSFISAPWIFSSGNGDIKRLVQQGYDDVDERFIKLNSLNNLYNNQDLIRLYQGLPQSPVLIQKIDKTIALIKKFGFMKSDTSDLGTKNIHSVEAEQINSDFEDFIEMKANIRELQLLEFFEKFYSNLSIENIIITGSTAWLHEQAKILTTDQNGTIINNNPPEINEIEEEKVKI